A genomic segment from Amphiura filiformis chromosome 10, Afil_fr2py, whole genome shotgun sequence encodes:
- the LOC140163103 gene encoding methylphosphonate hydroxylase-like, whose protein sequence is MSASPKAKRQKTGEGAVSTWPKFTERLDQSKTKDVFKEEGYMKAVKYLSEAEITAVKDELKRYQDEVVPKDVSEKHKFYEEKDNKDSIIRLERLMDYDTFFKDLSESPAFNGLADMLLDMPCEPNNVQFFSKPPGGKCTPPHQDGRYFMHEKGITFWLALDDADEENGCMYYVPKLFKEGELPHERTSALGFSQGLIDYTEEMKKTELKMDVPKGTLLGHHAYTIHRAGNNKSDTRWRPAIGLTYWAKSCRDDKELHQRREEYHKKLYADLKDTGRI, encoded by the exons ATGTCAGCCTCACCAAAAGCAAAACGGCAGAAGACAGGAGAAGGAGCCGTATCTACGTGGCCGAAATTCACCGAGAGATTGGATCAAAGTAAAACCAAAGATGTTTTTAAAGAAGAAGGTTACATGAAG GCTGTGAAATACTTATCAGAAGCAGAAATCACAGCAGTGAAGGACGAACTGAAGAGATACCAGGATGAAGTGGTACCAAAAGATGTCAGTGAGAAACACAAATTTTATGAAGAAAAAGACAACAAAGACAGCATTATCCGCTTGGAGAGATTGATGGACTATGATACCTTCTTCAAG GACCTGTCCGAGTCTCCAGCATTCAATGGTTTAGCAGACATGTTGCTTGATATGCCGTGTGAACCAAACAATGTCCAATTCTTCTCAAAACCACCAGGAGGTAAATGTACACCTCCACATCAAGATGGCCGCTACTTCATGCATGAAAAAG GAATAACGTTTTGGTTAGCGCTAGATGATGCAGACGAGGAAAACGGATGCATGTACTATGTCCCCAAATTGTTCAAAGAGGGTGAACTGCCTCATGAGAGAACTTCTGCTTTGGGGTTCAGTCAGGGTCTTATTGACTACACAGAGGAGATGAAGAAAACTGAATTGAAGATGGATGTTCCTAAAG GTACTTTGTTGGGTCATCATGCGTATACAATACACAGAGCCGGAAATAACAA ATCGGACACAAGATGGCGTCCTGCTATTGGATTGACCTACTGGGCTAAGAGTTGCCGTGACGACAAAGAATTGCACCAACGGCGCGAAGAATACCACAAGAAGTTGTACGCCGATTTGAAAGACACTGGGCGCATCTAG